A single window of Thalassoroseus pseudoceratinae DNA harbors:
- a CDS encoding 2-isopropylmalate synthase: MTKRRSWWKRPIWRLAEVATHTVIKHHRRSSKILFSDTTLRDGEQMPGATLDPDEKLQIALALEKAGVHSLDAGFPASSEADREAIRKMVGVVRGPVLTALCRTIPEDIDAAAEVLDGNPAHKRGVSLFCGSSPLHREQKLNKSKTEIIQLVTDAVAYAAEKFLIVSFAPEDASRTEPEFLCELYKEAIDAGATTVGFPDTVGVMTPQKVRETLSQIRDDVPNFDQVLLAVHFHNDLGLAVANTLAGIEVGANVVQCTVNGIGERAGNAALEEVAMALAMNEPEFGCSMGIKTEQLVPLCELVAELTGIPLPPHKPIAGGNVFATEAGIHQDGILKHPDTYLPFRPEKVGADGVRLVLGRHSGRTAVAHELERLGVAHDENTVSSVLDRIKQLPKTTKVTDELLRELATW, translated from the coding sequence GTGACGAAACGACGGAGTTGGTGGAAGCGGCCGATTTGGAGACTTGCAGAAGTCGCGACGCACACGGTGATCAAGCATCACCGTCGGTCCAGCAAGATTCTCTTCAGCGATACGACGCTCCGTGATGGCGAGCAAATGCCCGGAGCCACGCTCGATCCAGACGAAAAGCTCCAAATCGCTCTGGCATTGGAGAAGGCGGGAGTGCACTCACTCGATGCCGGTTTTCCTGCGTCGAGCGAAGCGGATCGGGAAGCGATTCGCAAGATGGTCGGCGTCGTCCGCGGTCCCGTGCTGACGGCGTTGTGCCGGACAATCCCCGAGGACATCGACGCAGCGGCGGAAGTTCTCGACGGTAATCCAGCCCACAAACGTGGCGTGAGCTTGTTCTGTGGCAGCAGTCCGCTGCATCGAGAACAGAAGTTGAACAAGTCGAAAACTGAGATCATTCAGTTAGTGACCGATGCCGTCGCCTATGCGGCAGAGAAGTTTCTGATTGTCTCGTTCGCTCCCGAGGACGCCAGCCGGACCGAACCAGAATTTCTTTGTGAGCTCTATAAAGAAGCAATCGATGCCGGTGCGACAACGGTCGGATTCCCAGATACCGTCGGCGTCATGACGCCTCAAAAAGTTCGCGAGACGCTCAGTCAGATTCGGGATGATGTGCCGAATTTTGACCAGGTTCTACTTGCGGTGCATTTCCACAATGATCTCGGATTGGCCGTCGCGAACACGCTGGCGGGCATCGAAGTCGGTGCGAATGTTGTGCAATGTACGGTCAACGGCATCGGCGAACGGGCGGGGAATGCGGCTCTCGAAGAAGTCGCGATGGCCTTGGCCATGAACGAGCCTGAATTCGGTTGCAGCATGGGAATCAAGACGGAACAACTGGTTCCGCTCTGCGAGCTGGTCGCGGAACTCACGGGCATTCCGCTACCGCCACATAAACCCATCGCCGGTGGGAATGTCTTCGCCACAGAAGCCGGGATTCATCAGGACGGCATTCTCAAGCACCCCGACACATACTTGCCATTCCGCCCGGAGAAAGTCGGAGCCGACGGTGTTCGGCTCGTTCTTGGTCGACACAGTGGACGCACCGCCGTCGCCCACGAATTGGAGCGGCTCGGTGTTGCCCATGACGAGAACACTGTTTCCAGTGTTCTCGACCGGATCAAGCAATTGCCCAAGACGACGAAAGTCACAGACGAACTTCTACGCGAACTGGCAACGTGGTAA